CCTTCAAAGACCCGTGCAACCTGCGCAGCCCGCAGCAGCACGTGGGCGTGGTTCACAGCTCGAACCTGTGCACCGAGATCACCTTGAACACCAACAAGGACGAGATCGCCGTTTGCAACCTGGGCTCGATCAACCTGCCGAACCACATCGTCGACGGCAAGCTGGACACCGCCAAGCTGGAACGCACCGTGAACACCGCCGTGCGCATGCTCGATAACGTAATCGACATCAACTACTACTCGGTGCCGCAAGCGAAGAACTCCAACTTCAGGCACCGTCCGGTCGGTCTGGGCATCATGGGCTTCCAGGACGCTTTGTACCTGCAGCACATTCCTTACGGTTCCGACGCTGCCGTCGAGTTCGCCGACAAGTCGATGGAAGCGGTCAGCTACTACGCGATCCAGGCGTCCTGCGACCTGGCTGACGAGCGCGGTGCTTACGAGACGTTCCAGGGTTCGCTGTGGTCCAAAGGCATCCTGCCGCTGGATTCGCAACAGATTCTGATCGAGCAGCGTGGCCAGAAGTACATCGACGTTGACCTGAACGAATCCCTGGACTGGGCACCGGTTCGTGCCCGTGTGCAGAAAGGCATTCGTAACTCCAACATCATGGCCATCGCACCGACCGCGACCATCGCCAACATCACTGGCGTGTCGCAGTCGATCGAACCGACTTACCAGAACCTCTACGTGAAATCGAACCTGTCGGGCGAATTCACCGTGATCAACCCGTACCTGGTTCGCGACCTGAAGGCTCGCGGCCTGTGGGACTCGGTCATGATCAACGACCTGAAGTACTACGACGGTTCGGTACAGCAGATCGAGCGTATCCCGCAAGAACTCAAAGAGCTCTACGCAACTGCGTTCGAAGTGGACACCAAGTGGATCGTTGACGCGGCAAGCCGTCGTCAGAAGTGGATCGACCAGGCTCAATCGCTGAACCTGTACATCGCCGGTGCTTCGGGCAAGAAGCTGGACGTGACCTACCGCATGGCTTGGTACCGTGGTCTGAAAACCACTTACTACCTCCGTGCCCTGGCCGCGACCAGCACCGAGAAGTCGACCATCAACACCGGTAAGCTGAACGCTGTTTCCAGCGGCGGCAACCACGGTGACGATTCGGTTCTGGCGGCTCCTGCCGGCCCTGCCCCAGTGCCGAAGGCTTGCGCCATCGACGAGCCGGATTGCGAAGCTTGCCAATAAGCTGAATGGATGAGCGCCGCGAGGCGCTTACCTGAAACCCCCGACAGGCCTCTGGCTTGTCGGGGGTTTTCTTTTGCCTGCTCTAAGATCTTGATCTCCCACCCATAAAAAACCCCTCTTGCGAGGGGTTCTTGGTGAAGCGCTATCGGCTAACCAGCATCAGGTCATCTGAATGATGGTCTGCATGATGGTGCTCTGGGTGGAGATAGTCTTGGCGTTTGCCTGGTAGTTGCTCTGCGCCTTGATCAGGTCAACCAGTTCGTTGGTCAGGTTTACGTTGGACTCTTCCAGCGAGTTGGACACGACCGCGCCCAGGGTACCGGTTTTCGGCGCATCGACACCGGCCACGCCGGAAGCGAAGGTTTCTTTCCAGCGTGTGCCGCCAATTGGCTGCAGGCCTTGCTCGTTGGCGAAGCTGGCCACCGCCACCTGGCCGATGGCCTTGGTTTGCTGGTTGCTGAAGTTGGCGGTCATGACGCCGCTGGCGTCGATGGTCAGGCTGGAGATCTGGCCGGTGGCGTAGCCGTCCTGGTACTGGGCGGTACGGGCGGTTGGCGAGTTGTAAGAGCTAGTCAGCGCCATGTTGAACGCGATACCACCCGTGGCCGCGACGGAACCGTTCGGGCCCCAAGTCACAGGAGTCGTTGCAGCGTTGGTCACAGCACCTGGAACCCAGTTACTCATGGTCAAGGTTTTGCCACTTATGGTCCAACCGGAAACGGCGGCCAGCGTGTTGATACTGCCGTCAGAGTTGAAGGTGATATCCGCCACAGCCGGAGTCAGGGTGTTGTTGGCCGGGTTGGCCGGGGAACGACCGTCCATGTAAGTGTGTATACGCCAGGCATTGGTTCCCGTTTTCACGTAGTACTGATCCATGGTGTGCTCGTTACCCTGGCTATCGTAGACCTTGGTGGAAATGGTCTTGTTATAGCTGTTGGTATCGGTCGGGCTGAACGTGGCCACGGTCGGCGTTGTTTCCGCCGAATTCAGGTTCATCGTCTGATCAACCTTGGTCGTCGGGTTCGGCTTGAGGGCCGACGTATTAATCTTCAAGTCAGTCAACACACCGTTGATGATCTTGCCGTTGGCATCAGCGCCAAAACCCTGTAGACGGTTGCCGTTGTTATCCACCACATAGTTTTCAGCGTCGGTCTTGAACGCACCGGCACGGGTGTAGCTCAGGGAACCATTGTCGCTGAGGATGAAGAAGCCGTTGCCCTGGATGCCCATGTCCAACACGTTGCCAGTATTGTTCACGTCGCCCTGACTGAACTGCTGGGAAACGTTGGCCAGACGCACGCCGTTACCGACGGTCTTGCTGCCGGTACCCAGGCGAGTGGCCGAGTACACGTCTTCGAATTCTGCACGGGAGGATTTGAAACCGGTGGTCGCGACGTTGGCGATGTTGTTGCCGGTCA
The window above is part of the Pseudomonas sp. B21-048 genome. Proteins encoded here:
- the flgE gene encoding flagellar hook protein FlgE, coding for MSFNIGLSGLYAANKQLDVTGNNIANVATTGFKSSRAEFEDVYSATRLGTGSKTVGNGVRLANVSQQFSQGDVNNTGNVLDMGIQGNGFFILSDNGSLSYTRAGAFKTDAENYVVDNNGNRLQGFGADANGKIINGVLTDLKINTSALKPNPTTKVDQTMNLNSAETTPTVATFSPTDTNSYNKTISTKVYDSQGNEHTMDQYYVKTGTNAWRIHTYMDGRSPANPANNTLTPAVADITFNSDGSINTLAAVSGWTISGKTLTMSNWVPGAVTNAATTPVTWGPNGSVAATGGIAFNMALTSSYNSPTARTAQYQDGYATGQISSLTIDASGVMTANFSNQQTKAIGQVAVASFANEQGLQPIGGTRWKETFASGVAGVDAPKTGTLGAVVSNSLEESNVNLTNELVDLIKAQSNYQANAKTISTQSTIMQTIIQMT